ATCTAGGGCGCGAGCCGGATGTGGTGTTCCTGCACAACCCGGAACACTCGCTTCACGAAGGCGCCGCTCATAGCCGGGATGCCCTGGCCCAGGCATGCGCCGCCCTTGAGGAGGCCACGTCGAGCGGGCTGTGCGGCGCCTGGGGCGTCGCGTCCTGGAATCCGTCACCGCTGCCGAGCCTGATCGACACGACCACGCCGAGGCCGTCCGCTTTCATGGTCCGCGCCGGCCTGCTGGTCGGCATCAGGACGCTCGATGCAGCGGATGCCGTCACTGCAGCATGGGGCCTGAACGGCAGCATGGTGTGGGGCATGAGCCCCTTCGGAGGCGGCGCGAACGCCCCGGTGTGGGACCGGATCGACTCTCGCGTCTTCCTCCGAGACGGCACCGGACTCTCCCCAGTGCAGGCGGCATTCCGGGCTGCCTACGAGCTCCCCAAGGTCGGCACGGTTGCCGTTGGAACCGACAACCTCGCCCATCTGCAAGGCCTGATCGACGCTCTGGCAGGCCAGGTCGACGAGCAAGCAATCGAGGAGTACCGGAACCTCCTCCGAGCCCGATTGCGCGGTCAGCCCGTCTGAAACTCCGAGACGATCCGCTCGGCCACACGGCGAGCGGGCGTGAGACGGGGGTCCTCCGGGTGCGCGTCCGGCCCCAGGATCTTCGAGCACACGAACAGCGTCATCAGCTTGCCGTCCCGGCTCTCGAAGTCGCGCCTGCGTTCTTGCCATACGCGATCGGCCAGAGCCGGAACGGCGAGGGAACTTCCCCACAGCGAAGCCGAGTCCAACCCTCGCGGCGCGTTGCCCCAGTCCTCCCAGTCGAAGAGGCAGAACGTCGGCGCGGTCATGTTGGCCCAGTTCAGATCCGCGTGGGCGGGCACCCAGCTCTGGATGGTCGTATCGAAATCGTGGGAGGGAGAGATGCTGCGGATGGCTTCGGTGACGAGAGCCTGCGTAACGGTGACGGTGTCGGGGGTGGCGACACGCCTCGTGTCCTGGTCGGCAAGCGCGTCCAGGGAATCGTTGAACGTCTGCCACCAGGCGTCTTGCAACTTCGGGTCCTCGCTGAGAATCGCGTTGCCGATGGGCGCACTCGGCAAGAGCTCGGTCTCATCGACCCGCCACATCACGGGTTCGTCCGCCTCCCGCCAGACCACACACCCCCGCCAGACGGGCTGCGCAATGCCTTCCAGACGCGCAGCGCACTCGGTGCCGTTCCAGCCCTGCACCCCGATTCTGTCGAGCCCGCGCCGTTCGATACGGACCCACGTACGCCGGTCCGTCCGCGCTCCGACCGAGCGGCGTTTGCGTACCACCGTGTCCCGGTCCAGGTCGACTTGAAGAGATCGCGCTACATGATCGAGGACGTTTTCCACCGGTTCAACTCGCAAGTCCACGGAGCGCGCCGAAGATGCCGAGAGCGTCATGCGGGCGACCGTAGCACCGGATCAATGGAGCCCAAGCCGATCTCGGTCAATGCAATCAAGACATGACACGGCAGAAGGTCGAAGTGCGATAACGGTCGCCGCCATCGTGGTGCACGAAGGGCGGCGTACTGCTGGCATGGCTCAACGTCCTGGAGCCGAACCGGGCCAGCATCACGGTCGACGATAAGGCTGGGATCTGGACCGCTGGACGACTCCGGCAGCCGGGCTTCTGGCTCGGGCAGCGCGCCGACCATAGATGCGCTGCCCGAGGACACCCCCGGGCCTTCGGCGTATCCACTGCCGTCGGCGCAGGAACGCCCTCATAGGTTCCCGAGCAGCCAGTCACGAAGCGAAAGGCGCCTCCGTGCGGCCTCCTGCCGGAGCGGAGGCACATCGCACCGCTTTACCTCCACCCTCGTGAGAGGTGAGGCCACGGAGTCGCTAACTCCAAGGGGAAGGGCGCTTAGGGAAGAGTTCGACCATGATTTCTCGCGCACGCTCATCTGGTACGACAGGAGCCTGGTACTCGGCTTTCCGTACGTGAGCGAGAAAATCGACTGGAAGGGCAATGTGGTAACGCGAAAGGTAGTGAACGAGGTCAACAGGCCAGACCCATTCACCATCTGTCACCAGTGACCCGGCACCACCGACCCACTCGTCGCCGGAGATGACATCACGCTCAGCGCCCATAGTGCTGAAGATCTCCTCACCGCCGTTGAGGTAGGAGAGAATTCGATCTTCATCAGGTGCGGGCGGGCCATCCATGGCTTGGGTCAGAGACTCGCTGTAGACAGCGGGGTCGCCATCCTCGTTGCCTTCGGTAAAGAAACCTACTCGGCGAATCATCATTCCTCGCAGTTGTGGGCGTCAGTCGGTGATGGGAAGGAATATTCGCCAGTATCCACCCTTGTCGATGACAGGGTCCTGGGTTCCCAGCTTGCGATCCACTCCCATGCGATTGGTTGGCGCGTAGACAGGGGCTCCCATTTCATTTGCCACGGACTGCGCCAGCGGCTCCGCCCCGGCTCCCGAATGGCAGGATACCAAGCGAATAGGCCCACCCGTGTAGTTCGGGTTATTACGAATACTTTCCACTACCTGGTGAGGGCTTATCTCGTAGGTGGTCTTCGCTACGCCTGCCGGATTGACGTGTCCTGCAATGAAGACGTTGTCGGGCGTACCGTGCACGACAACGTCGTGGACACCATCAACACGTCTTACCCGTTCCAAATTCGACAGAGTGCGTGGATCGTAGCCAATGGTTGTCGTCTGCTTGCCGTGGTAGATCGGATGGCCGGAGGGCAGGGCGTCGTCGCCCGCTTTGGCCGGCGGCGCCATCGCATCCGATTTTTCGGAATGATAGAGCTGCCAGGTACGCCGCTTGCCCATCTGGTCGATCGCTGGGCGAAGACGGAGACCGTCGAGCTTTGTATCCGCAAGGACCGCCTTGAAGCCGCCGGCGTCTCCAACAGCCTTGGCAGTGCGGGCCGCGCCACCAAATGCACCACCCAACAAGACGCCGGTGACCCCAGCATCTCTGGCCTCGGCAAGGTTGATGCCGTGTTGGTCGCCGAGGAGGTTGCGTCCGCCCTGGGCGACGACCACATCTACGGTGATGGCTTCGATGCCGCCGATAGCGGCGGTGGCCAGGACTGTTCCAGCGATCTCGGCGACGGTGGCGGATACGGCGATGCCCGCCGTACTCGCTGCGGCGACGATCGCCTCGGTGGCGCCGACTGCCGCGACCTCGGTGATGCCGCCGGTGAAGACGGCCAGGGCCGTACCGACGACCAGGACCGCACCGGCGATCTCCAGCTCGTGCTCGATCTTCTTCTTGGCCTCGGCGACCTGGTCGGCGTACTTGTCCAGGGCCTTGGCCATGTCGCGGGCGGCGCTGGCCACGTCGTCGAGGTAGCCCTTGCCACCGCCGTGGTACTTGCGCCAGAACTCCCCGAACGCCTCGATCGACTTGCCCTTGTTGTTGTCGATGACGTCCTGGGCCTTCTTGTGGCAGGCGGCCGTGCAGTCCTCAACATCGTCCGCGTACGTACGCCAAGCGCGGGCGGCCTCCCGGAGTTCGTCCTCGTCGCCCTCCGGCCACCACATGCCGGTGAGGTCCTGGACGACCTCCTTGGCCTTGTCCGCGGCACCCATCACTTACCGCCCTCAAAGCCGGACTTGGCCGAGTGGTCAGCGTCTTCGTGGTTGGCGGCCATGTCGTTCATGGCCTTGGTGATGCTGGACAGGCCCTTGACCAGGGCTGCGACTGCCTTCTCGATCTGCGTCTGGTGTGGGGCGTAGGCGTGCTCGAACTTCTTGCCCTGCTCGTCTCCGCCCCAGGGCTCCCCCAGCCCGCCGAGCGTGTGGCGAAGCTTGGCTGTCGCCCGTTCCAGGGCAACAGACTCTCGGTGGAATGTTGGAGCGGCGGACTTGAGTTGGTCGGTGTCTACGTCGAAGCCGTCGCCAGCCATGCCGTGCCTCCCCCGTTGGCCGTGTATTCGTAACCCGTCGCGAGCCGCTGACAATGCTTCGGCTCACAGATGGCGACCCTCGCATACAGCACTGACAATCGCCCTGGTGGGAGTGCATTTCAGCCACGGCAGACGCTGCCCGGCCAGCGGGACCAGGGGCAAGACTGCAGCCCCCTGCCAGCGGGATTCCGGCAGGGGGCGATTCGCCGAGCGCCCGTCCAACCGCTCGCTGTACGACCGCAGCGGAGCCACGGTCGTACAGCGGCGTGTTGAGCGGCTAGCGGCGCGGGCGACGCTGCTGCGCGGCTGGTGCCGTAGTTGCCGCCGTTGGCTGGACGGAGTCAGGTCCGAGGGGTGGGTGCGGGGCGGTGGTGGTGCGGAGGCGGGCTGCTGCGGCGCGGCGGTTGGGGGTGGGGTTGCGTCCGGTGTGCTGGATGCGGGTGATCAGGACTCGGGCGGGTTGGCGGGCGGTGGCCAGTTCGCGTTGGGCGGCTGCTTCCTTGAGGAGTTGGTGGGGTTTGTGGCCGCGGGCTTCGGCGTCGGCGAGAACGGTGGCGAGGGCCGGCCAGACGGTGTCGGTGAGGACCCGCCCGGCGTGCTCGGGGATGGCGGCGCGTACGTCGCTGGCCAGGGTGCGGCGGGTCTCCTCCTTCGGCTGGCGCTGCGCGAGATCTGCGAGTTCCGGGGTGAGGGCGTGGTCGGCGGCGCTCTGAAGGTGCTGGAGGGCTTGGCGGGCGGCGTCGGCTTGGTGGGCATGGCCGTTGGCCTCGTGCCAACGTCCCGCGACGATTGCGGCCCAGACGAGCGCTGCGACCAGGGCGGCGAGGGCGCTGCCGTCGGGGCCGGTGGCGGTGTGGGCGATGTCGCGGGCCGCGTTGCGCAGAGTGTGGGCGGCTCGGTCTTCTGCCCGGATCTGGGAGCGCTGGGCGCGTGCGAACGCCTTCGAGGCGGCTTGGAGTTCAGCCCGCAGGTCGGCAGGTGCCGCCTGGGCGGTGGCTTCGATCAGTTCACCGAGGGCGGTGATGTGTGCCTGGGCTCGCGCGTCGTCGGCGAGGTCGGTGTGGAGCGCATCAAGGGCGGCGGTGGCCTGGTGCCAGGGGGTAGTGGGCTGGGCGCGGCGGGCGGTGGGGTGCTCTTCGGGCTGGCTGGATTCGAGGCGCGCCTTGATCTTGGGGAGGGAGAGGTCGGGGGCGATCTTTCCGCCGGGGTGGAAGATCTGTTCGTCGTCCTTGTTGAGGTCGCCGGGGCGTCCGACGGCGTAGCCGAGGAGGTCACCGGACGGTCCCCGCTTGGCCTTGACTCGGATGCCCCCTGCTTCGAGGTAGGCGAGGAGTTCCTCGGCACTCTTGGCGTGGGGGATCGCGGCGCGGATGCGGTCCTGGAGCCACTCCTTGCTGGTCTGCTCCCAGCCGAGGCGCTTGGCTTTGTGCATCTCGGCCTGGGTGGGACGTCGGGTGTTGGTGCGGTCGCCCTTCTTCAGGCGGCGCAGACCGTAGTCCCTCTCGATCTCGCGGCATGCGTCGCCGACGCGGATGCCGCTGCCGTGGAGTTTGGGGCGGCGGCCGTCTTCGCGGACGGTGGTGGCGAGGATGTGGATGTGGTCGTCGGCGTGGCGTACGGCGATCCAGCGGCAAGCCAGGTCATCACCGGCAGGGGCTATGCCGACCGCAGCGACGACGCGCTGGGCGATCTCGCCCCATTCGGCATCGGAGAGGTAGCGGTCTTCGGGTGCGGCGCGGACGGGGCAGTGCCAGACGTGGTCGGTGACAGGCTTGCCGAACTCGCTGTTGCGCAGGCGTACGGGCTCGTCGAGGTGGCGGGCGAGTTCGGTGAGGGTGGCCATCTCGTCGCGGCCGGGGTCGGGCATGCCGAGCAGCGCGAAGCCAGCCACGATGTGCGGGTCGAAGTGTTCGTCGTGGGTTCCCCGGCCGTAGAGGTAGGCCAGCAGGCCGCGGGTGTTGGCGCCGGGCGTCTTGATGGCGGCGATCATGCGGCAAGGTCCTCCCCCGGGTCGACAGGCTGGCGCAGGGCCTGGACGATCAGTTCCAGCAGGTGGTGAAGTTCGTCGAGGCGGTGGCGTATGTCGGGTGGGGTGAGGTCGCTGTTGAGGGCGCGGGCGATCTGGTTGACGTTGACGCCGATGCGGTTGAGCTGACGCAGGACCTGGGCGCGGAACATGTGCGTGCGGCGGCGGTCCTCGGACAGGGGCAGGTTGGCGGTGAACCGGCCGGCGATGAAGGCCAGGACGACGTCGGCGGCGAAGCCGGATTCACCCTTGTAGCCGTGCTCGGCAGCAGCCTCCTGAAGGCCGGCGTGCTCGTCGCCGGTGAACCGCAGCGGGCCGACGCGGACGGTGCGCTTGTTGCCCCCGAAGCGACGGATCGTGGGCTGGGCACTCTTCACGACGGGCTCGCCGATGACAGTCTCGGCGGCAGGGGCGAGGCGAAGGATCTCGCGCTGGACGGCGTAGAGCGTGTCCAGGGCGGGGCCGGCCTCAGCCCCGCCCTCCTGGCCCGGCGTCCCCTGGCGCTGGGCCGTCTCCGCCACCCCTGGGGCGGGGACCCCCGAAGTCCGGCCTTGAGTCGGACTCGGGGTACTACTGGCTCCGCCAGGGGCCACCCTTCCGAACGCCCGCCGCAAACGCCCCATCAGACCAGGGGACTTCGTCAGCGGCAGCGGCTCATCGAGGGTGTCCTCGGCCTGGTGTGGGTCATGCGTCATGGGTGTTCTCCGGAAGGGACGAGCGGGGCAGGCGGGCTGACGGGCAAGGTTGGGCAGAGCCCAGGCGATCGCCGCCTCGCCCACAGGTGTGGATGACTGGGCGGTGAGGGTGACAGTGACCGGCTGGCGGGGTGACCGGAAGGGTTCCGGTCACCCCTTGGGCAAGCAGTCAGTCCCTATCGGGACCGGTGCCGGAAGCGGCTTCGAGCCCGCGTCGAAGGACGACCATCACCTCGGTCAGCCGTTCCCCGCTGACCGTCAGTCCCTTGTCCCGTACGGCCTTTTGGACAATGGCCCGGGTGACTTTGCCCTGCTGTGCAGCGGCGATACGACCGATCTCCACGAGTTCGTCGACCGTGGCCCCAGCTGGGCGGCCCCCACGTCGTTTGCTGTCCGGTTCGCGGAGCTGAGGTTCCGGCGACTGGGCGGAACTGCCAGCCGGTGGCTCAGTGGCGCGGCCAGCAGCATTGGTCGCTGACTCCGGCCCCTCATCCAACGCCGGCCCCATGCGGCCGATCGGCCGGTCGACCAGCTGGTGGATCTGCCGCATCAGGACGCCGAAGGCCAGCAGCGCGGCGGTCGGGGGTACGGCGGCGACCACATAGTCGAGCAGGGGCTTCGCTCCGGGACCGCCGGCTCCGCTGACCCCGGCTACGTTCAGCGCGATGGAACCGACCGATCCGGTGGCCGTGAGGGCGATGGCCCACCCATCGGTGAGCCGCCGCAGGCCCGCGCGGAGCATCAGCATCTCCCCCGCGACGATGAACGCGTCCAACGTCGCGGGCCAGGCCCACTGGCGTATGGGGGAACTCTTGAGTCCATGCTGTCCGGCGACCTCGGCGAGGTGCGCGTAGGAGAGCCAGAACCCACCGGCGGTCAGGGCGACGATGACGGTTCCTGCGGCGACGAGCGCATACGTCTCGGCGGTCTGTTTGGTCATCATCAACTGCCCTCGTGAGCCCGGAGTGCGGCACGCACCGGTCTCCTGATCGGTGTGGTCGGCGAGTGGTGCGAGGGTCGTCAAGCGGGGTTCTCCTGTGGTGGTGGCGTGGTCCGTCTTGGCCGTCTTGGCCGTTGAAACCGCAGGTCAGGGCAGGTACGGCACAGGTGTTGGCGTTCCGTCTCGGCGGCGGTGCCGACGTGTTGCGGCACCGCCGCCCTCGCGGAACGTGGAGGTGGCGGTGGACGGGGCGGATCCGTCTTCCGTCTTGATCGAAGGACCTGTGACCTGCGGTGATACGGCAGGGACGCCTAGGACGGCACAAGACGGAGGTGGGAGACGTCCTGGCGGTCAGCGCGCCGTTGGTGATCGCGTTGCCGTCTTGGGCCCGGCTGCCGTCTTGCCTGCACTGCGTTTGACCTGCGGGATCACGGCAGGGACGGCAAGGACGGCAACCGGAGGGGCGGGGCTCAGCCCGAGTTGGGCACGGGACCGGCGTCGACTGGGTGCACGGTGGGGCAGTAGCGCCGCCACGCGTCGAGGAACTTGTTGCGCATGTAGCCCTTGAGCTGCCTTCCGTCGGCCATGCGCACGTTGCCGGGCCGAATGTCGAAGTCGCGCAGCATCCTGCCGAGCTCTCGGGCCGTTAGGCCGTCACGTCCCCGCTCCGCCCATGGGGCTTCGGGGTCTTGACGCAGGTGGTGGAGGAGGTCCCCTGTGGACAGGCTGTCCACCTCACGCTGAGCGAAGAAGACCCGGCGGATGTCGGCGAGGATTCGTGCACCACTGGGGTGGTCCTCCTCGGCCGCCACTTCGGCAGCGACCATCCGCGCGCAGGCGACCCGCGCCAGCCGGGGCCAGCAACCGCCTGCCAGATCGGCGACGATCACCAGGGGCTCCCACGTGTCGGCGGCGCGGTCTTCGACCGGCATGACCGGCTCCAGGTTCGCGGCCTCCTCTAGCAGCGGCCTGGCCCACGCGTGGATGCGGTCGCGTATCTCGTGCAGGGCGGGGATGTCGCGGCGGGAGCGGAAGGGCCGGACCTTCTCGCCCTCGGCCCGGCGCCGCATGCGGATCACCACCGACCGGTCCATGACCGTGTCAGGCAGGTCACCGATTCCCGCGATGGCCGCCATGGCGAAGGTGGCGAACTTGTGCGGGGTGTGGTCGTTGCCGACGACCCGGGTGACGTACCGGCCGCGCTGATGACCGGCGTTGAGCAGGCCACGCGTCTCCTCGTTCTTCTCCGCGACCTTGGGGCCGAAGATGGTGTCGGCCTCGTCCACCAGCAGCGTCGGCGGCTCCTCCTCGCTGATCGAGCGGAAGATGGCCGCCGGTGTGGTGTTGATGGTCAGCATCGGCTCGTGGACCGTCTCGGTCAGCACGTCCAGCAGCCGCGACTTTCCGCAGCGTTTCGCCGGTCCCACCACCGCCAGACGCGGGGCGTGCTGCCACGCGGGCTGGAGATGCGTCGCCGCCACCCACAGAGTGATCGCGTCCAGCGCCTCCGACGAGGGTGGGATCACGAACTGGGCTACCTGGGAGCGCAGTTCATCCAGTAGCTTCGAGCCGGACGTCTGCTCCGCATCGGGTATGGCCTCCAGCCCGCTCGCCGCGTCCGCCTCGTTGGCGCTGCTGTCGGCAGTACCGTCGCTCGGGTCTGCCGCGGCGCTGTCGGCCTGCGCTGCACGCAGGTGGGCGCCTGGCCGGCCGGGGATGGCCGTCGCGGGCCAGGCCGCTCGGGCGGGGTCGGAATAGGACTCGGGGTTCTCGGGTTGCACTGGGCGGCTCCTCGTCTGGCGGTGTCGGGCTTGCACGCCCCTGCCGCCGGGTCGGTTCTCATGGGATTGCTGGGGAGCCTTGGGGCCTCCGGCGTTGCACCGCCGGAGGCTCTCCCCCTTCTCGCGGGCGCCTCGGTACCGCGAGCGACCACGGACAGTACGTCCACGCCACGCCACAGTCCAGCGTTTCTGTGTCAGCTCAGCGCAGAAGTGCCTGCTACGCATCAGCTGCTTCACGCTGCCAGTCCCAGCAGGGCCAACAGGTCCGCCGTCACCACCCGGTAGGCGTTGCCGAGTCGCAGCACCTTGCACGGGTACTGATCACGCTTGGCGAGCTCGTACCCCTTGCTCCGCCCCAGCCCCAACGCCCGGTTGCCTGTCTCCAGGTCAACGGCAGCTGGAAGCTCCAGAAGCTCCTCGCGACTCATCCCCTTCACTCGCCCGCCAGCTTCGTTCTCGCGCATGCGCGCTCCATCCATTACTGAGCCCTCGGCGAACGCGACCATCGCGCCCGTCTCCAGGCCACGAAATCAACGCTAGGCGAGCTAATGTGTCTGCATGACACAACACCGTCGCGACCATGGATATGAGAAGGCCGACGACGAGGACGACGTCCTTGAGTGGGTGGACCAGGTCATGGCCACCGTGGCCGACGAGGTCCGCAGACGACGGAAGGAACTGGGGTGGAGCGCAAAGGACTTGGCCGACAAGTGCGAGGAGATCGGCCACCCGATCCCCCGCAACGTGATCGCCAACATGGAGTCCGGGCGCCGTTCCAACCTGCCCCTGGTCGACGTCATGGTCCTGGCCAAGGCGCTGAACACCCCGCCCATCTGCCTCATCTACCCCGTCGGCTACGTCGACGACGTGCAGCGGCTCCCGCTTCAGCACCCCACCTCCGCCCTGAATGCCCTGCACTGGTTCACCGGGGAGGACACAGAACTCGGCGCGGACGACGACATGCTCCGCTACTTCCGCGCCCACCACGCCGCCGAGGAGCAACTGCAGAGCGCACGACGCGATGAGGAGTTCGCGCGCTACCACGCCGAGACCGCCCCGAACGCCGATCGGAAGGCCGAGGCCCTCCGCGCTCAGGCCCGTGCCGCCGAGGCAGCTGACGACGCCGAGAGCCGCCTGCGCAGGATCCGCGCCTTCATCCGGGAAGAGGGCGTCACGCCTCCCTTCCTGTGGCCCGACCTTGCCGCCGCAATCGACTCACCCGGAACCGACCCTGACACCACCGAGGAGAATGATCTTTGAAGGGCTCCACCTACCGCCGCTGTTCCTGCCGGGACCCCAAGACCGGCAAGGAACTCGGCAGCACCTGCCCCAAGCGCAACAGCAGGAACCACTGCACCTACTCCATACGCCAGGAGCTCTCGCCCCGTGAGGACGGCAGCCGACGCTCGTTCGCCCGTGGCGGGTACAGCAGCCTCAAGTCGGCCCAGGCCGACCTCGACCACGTCCGCGCTCTCCTCGGGCTGGCCGAGTCGGACGACCCCGAGGGCACAGAACTCATCGCCGAGATGCTGGCGGAGGTCAGCCGCGAGCGGTCGCCTCTGCCTGGCGTCGAGGAGACTAGGCGGCGCCTGAACGCCGGCCAGAACCTCATCGGCAGCCTGACAGTGAGTGAGTGGCTCGACCGGTGGCTGGCCGGTAAGCGCATACGCAAGTCCGGCCTCAACCGCTACGAGACCGACATTCGCGTGCACTTGAAGCCGCGCATCGGAAACCGGCGGCTGGACCGGCTGCGCGTCAGCCACCTCAGCGAGATGTTCACGGACATCCGCGACGCCAACGCCCAGATCCTGGAAGACAACGCCCAGCGGCGAGCCGCGATCGAGGAGCTGGCGACCGTACCGTGGAAGGGCGTGGAGAACCGTGCCCGCCGCAAGGCGATGAAGGCCGCGATCGACGAGATGCCGCGCTTCCGTCGCATCACCGGCCCCGCCACGCGTCAGCATGTCAAGGCCACTCTCCGCGCGGCCCTGAACGACGCGATCGGGCAGCAGATCATCACGTTCAACCCGGCCGCCCACGTCGAGATCGATCCCGTACGCAAGCCGAAGGCGCTCGTGTGGACGGACGAGCGGGTTGCCAAGTGGGAGCAGACGGGCGAGAAGCCGTCACCGGTGATGGTCTGGACGCCTCAGCAGACCGGCGCCTTCCTAGACTTCGTCGCCGAGGACCGGCTGTACGCGATGTGGCACCTGATCGCGTTCCGCGGCCTGCGCCGTGGCGAGGCGTGTGGGCAGCCGTGGTCGGAGACGAATCTCGACGCCTACTCCCTCACTGTCTCCTCCCAACTCGTGCAGGACGGCTGGGAAGTCGAGACGTCCGACCCCAAGACGGACAGCGGGTATCGCGTGGTCGCGCTCGACGACGACACCATCGATGTCCTGAAGCGGCACCGCGAGCGGCAGGAAGCGGACCGCGCGGAGTGGGGCTCGGCATGGGTCGAGACCGGCCACGTCTTCACTCAGGAAGACGGCTCCTGGCTCCACCCGGGCAAGGTGACCGACCTCTTCGAGCGCCTCGTCGCCGCCTCCGGCCTCCCGCCGATCCGTCTGCATGACCTGCGCCACGGCGCAGCAACGCTCATGCTGGCCGCCGACATCGACATCAAGATCGTGTCGGACACCCTCGGGCACAGTGACACCCGCATCACGCGGGACATCTACCAGAGCGTCCTGCCCCAGGTCGGCAAGAGCGCCGCCGAAGCGACGGCGAAGCTGGTCCCGCTTCAGCGCAAGACCGAGGCGGAGAAGGCGGCCCGCAAGGCCGCGAAGAAGGAGAAGGCCAAGAAGGACGCGGCGAAGAACGCCGGCCAGAGCAAGGGCGGCAAGCCGAAGAACAAGGCGAAAGCCCAGCCCAAGGCCAACAAGAAGGCCGAGCTCCGGAAGCCCAAGAAGTAGGTCTCTGAACGCCCCCGCTCACGCATCGCTCACGCAAGCCATCTCGCGGCACCACGGCCGCGTGACGCGTCATGCCCCCGAGTAACGCAAAAGGCCAGGTCACGGGCTGTGTGACCTGGCCTTTTTACTGAGCCGCCTTCGGGATTCGAACCCGAGACCTACGCATTACGAGTGCGTTGCTCTGGCCAACTGAGCTAAGGCGGCGTGGTGCGCGGCCCAGTCTACACATGGCGGAGGGGTGCTCTGTAACGCGTTCAGCGGCTGGTCAGAGGGCGGCGGGGTGAGAGGGGGACGGGTGTGGTGCGGGTCACTTGCAGCGTTTGCCCTTCGGGGGGACGGTGCCCTTGAGGAGGTAGTTGTTGATCGCGGTGTCGATGCACTGGCTGCCGCGGCCGTAGGCGGTGTGGCCGTCGCCCTCGTAGGTGAGGAGGGTGGCGCTGGAGAGCTGGGCGGCGAGGGCCTTGGCCCAGGTGTAGGGGGTGGCCGGGTCGCGGGTGGTGCCGACGACGAGGATCGGGGCGGCGCCCTTGGCCTCGATGCGGTGGGCCGTGCCGGTGGGCTTGACCGGCCAGTACGCGCAGTTCAGGGCGGCCCAGGCGAAGTTTTCGCCGAAGACCGGGGAGGCCTTGCGGAAGCTGGGCAGGGCGGCGCGGACCTGGTCGGGGCCGTTGAAGGCGGAGGCGAGGTCGAGGCAGTTGACGGCGGGGTTGGCGTACATCTGGTTGGCGTAGGTGCCGTTCGGGTCGCGCTCGTAGTAGCTGTCGGAGAGGGTGAGCAGCCCGCGGCCGTTGCCGGCCTTGGCCTGGGCCAGGTATTCGCGCAGGACGGGCCAGGCGCGCTCGTCGTACATGGCGGCGACGACGCCCGTAGTGGCGAGGGATTCGGTGAGCTTGCGCTCCTCGCCCGTTGCCACCGGATGGGCGTCCAGCTTTTTGAAGAGGGCGGAGAGCTGACGGCCGGCGTCCTCGACGCTCGTGGTCCCGAGCGGGCAGTCCTTGTGCTTGATGCAGTCCGCGGCGAAGGCGCTGAAGGCGGTGTTGAAGCCGGCGGTCTGGTTGAGGTTGACGGTGCGGGAGTCGAGCGCCGGGTCCATGGCGCCGTCCAGGACCATGCGGCCGACACGGGAGGGGTAGAGGCCGGCGTAGGTCGCGCCGAGGAAGGTGCCGTAGGAGGCGCCCACGTAGGTGAGCTTCTTGTCGCCCAGGACGGCGCGCAGCACATCCATGTCGCGGGCGGCCTCGATGGTGGAGACATGGGAGAGCAGCTTGC
This genomic stretch from Streptomyces nigrescens harbors:
- a CDS encoding aldo/keto reductase produces the protein MRDANPRIVLGLHRSRHERRLLTGALDLGVTTIDTSTNYLGFRSHQVLARTAGGLLPKFRLSTKVDYFSAPGRAEHSLAPRRLYVAVEQAARDLGREPDVVFLHNPEHSLHEGAAHSRDALAQACAALEEATSSGLCGAWGVASWNPSPLPSLIDTTTPRPSAFMVRAGLLVGIRTLDAADAVTAAWGLNGSMVWGMSPFGGGANAPVWDRIDSRVFLRDGTGLSPVQAAFRAAYELPKVGTVAVGTDNLAHLQGLIDALAGQVDEQAIEEYRNLLRARLRGQPV
- a CDS encoding WXG100 family type VII secretion target, which gives rise to MGAADKAKEVVQDLTGMWWPEGDEDELREAARAWRTYADDVEDCTAACHKKAQDVIDNNKGKSIEAFGEFWRKYHGGGKGYLDDVASAARDMAKALDKYADQVAEAKKKIEHELEIAGAVLVVGTALAVFTGGITEVAAVGATEAIVAAASTAGIAVSATVAEIAGTVLATAAIGGIEAITVDVVVAQGGRNLLGDQHGINLAEARDAGVTGVLLGGAFGGAARTAKAVGDAGGFKAVLADTKLDGLRLRPAIDQMGKRRTWQLYHSEKSDAMAPPAKAGDDALPSGHPIYHGKQTTTIGYDPRTLSNLERVRRVDGVHDVVVHGTPDNVFIAGHVNPAGVAKTTYEISPHQVVESIRNNPNYTGGPIRLVSCHSGAGAEPLAQSVANEMGAPVYAPTNRMGVDRKLGTQDPVIDKGGYWRIFLPITD
- a CDS encoding WXG100 family type VII secretion target, encoding MAGDGFDVDTDQLKSAAPTFHRESVALERATAKLRHTLGGLGEPWGGDEQGKKFEHAYAPHQTQIEKAVAALVKGLSSITKAMNDMAANHEDADHSAKSGFEGGK
- a CDS encoding relaxase/mobilization nuclease domain-containing protein, producing the protein MIAAIKTPGANTRGLLAYLYGRGTHDEHFDPHIVAGFALLGMPDPGRDEMATLTELARHLDEPVRLRNSEFGKPVTDHVWHCPVRAAPEDRYLSDAEWGEIAQRVVAAVGIAPAGDDLACRWIAVRHADDHIHILATTVREDGRRPKLHGSGIRVGDACREIERDYGLRRLKKGDRTNTRRPTQAEMHKAKRLGWEQTSKEWLQDRIRAAIPHAKSAEELLAYLEAGGIRVKAKRGPSGDLLGYAVGRPGDLNKDDEQIFHPGGKIAPDLSLPKIKARLESSQPEEHPTARRAQPTTPWHQATAALDALHTDLADDARAQAHITALGELIEATAQAAPADLRAELQAASKAFARAQRSQIRAEDRAAHTLRNAARDIAHTATGPDGSALAALVAALVWAAIVAGRWHEANGHAHQADAARQALQHLQSAADHALTPELADLAQRQPKEETRRTLASDVRAAIPEHAGRVLTDTVWPALATVLADAEARGHKPHQLLKEAAAQRELATARQPARVLITRIQHTGRNPTPNRRAAAARLRTTTAPHPPLGPDSVQPTAATTAPAAQQRRPRR
- a CDS encoding MobC family plasmid mobilization relaxosome protein, with amino-acid sequence MTHDPHQAEDTLDEPLPLTKSPGLMGRLRRAFGRVAPGGASSTPSPTQGRTSGVPAPGVAETAQRQGTPGQEGGAEAGPALDTLYAVQREILRLAPAAETVIGEPVVKSAQPTIRRFGGNKRTVRVGPLRFTGDEHAGLQEAAAEHGYKGESGFAADVVLAFIAGRFTANLPLSEDRRRTHMFRAQVLRQLNRIGVNVNQIARALNSDLTPPDIRHRLDELHHLLELIVQALRQPVDPGEDLAA
- a CDS encoding DUF2637 domain-containing protein — its product is MTKQTAETYALVAAGTVIVALTAGGFWLSYAHLAEVAGQHGLKSSPIRQWAWPATLDAFIVAGEMLMLRAGLRRLTDGWAIALTATGSVGSIALNVAGVSGAGGPGAKPLLDYVVAAVPPTAALLAFGVLMRQIHQLVDRPIGRMGPALDEGPESATNAAGRATEPPAGSSAQSPEPQLREPDSKRRGGRPAGATVDELVEIGRIAAAQQGKVTRAIVQKAVRDKGLTVSGERLTEVMVVLRRGLEAASGTGPDRD